TCTCAAAGAGCTATTATAAATTAGGCATTGTTTCATAAGAATGTTAAAAGGTTAAAATATTTTTAAAGCGATCTTTCTGCCCCATAAGTAATGGCGGATGATTTTATTTGGTTTACCAATTTAAAAAGGCTGTTTGCCCGGACAGGCGAGAAATTTTCTCTTAATCCTATTTTATCGATAAAATAGAGGTCGGCATTTTTAATATCTTCCGGCTTTTGATTAGACGTGGCCCTTACTAATAGAACAATAATTCCTTTTATTATCATAGAACTGCTGTCAATATTATAAAAAACCTTTCCATCTTTAAGGGCGGAATGAAACCAAGTTTTTAGTTGACAACCTTTAATAAGATTATCTTCTGTTATATATTTTGAATCAATCGGAGGTAAATTTTTTCCTAATTTAATCAGATAATTATATTTATCCATCCATTCGTCAAAAATTTTAAATTCGTTAATAATTTCTTCCTGTATTTCTTGTATGGTCATTTATTAAATAAATTAGTGTTTAAGTATTTTTCTCCTCTGTCCAGAAAGATGGCTACAATCGTTCCTGATTTTATCTTCTTGGCAACTTTAAGTGCCGCATACATAGCGGCGCCGCTACTCATTCCAATTTAGCACAAATAATAACATTATTATTTGAATTCAATCTATTTATCTTAATAAGAGGGTATTGCCAATGGTTTCTAAAATGTTTTTAAGTATCATAAATCGAGTTTCCGAAGAAAACGAAGATGATTGAAAATTTGGTTATTGTTCAAACATTTTTTGAATTTTCTTTAACGCTTCGCA
Above is a genomic segment from Candidatus Nealsonbacteria bacterium containing:
- a CDS encoding SufE family protein; its protein translation is MTIQEIQEEIINEFKIFDEWMDKYNYLIKLGKNLPPIDSKYITEDNLIKGCQLKTWFHSALKDGKVFYNIDSSSMIIKGIIVLLVRATSNQKPEDIKNADLYFIDKIGLRENFSPVRANSLFKLVNQIKSSAITYGAERSL